In the genome of Raphanus sativus cultivar WK10039 chromosome 4, ASM80110v3, whole genome shotgun sequence, one region contains:
- the LOC108850614 gene encoding uncharacterized protein LOC108850614, with protein sequence MADGVDQRLDAAIDDALESCFEDTYNSIVENQTNTQRRRAYIERNREAGHDRLWNDYFSEHPIFESHLFRRRFRMNKPLFLSIVDRLSQNIPFFQQRRDAVGRLGLTALQKCTAAIRMLAYGCAADAVDEYLRLGESTALSCLTHFTAGVIQLFGDEYLRRPTPDDLQRLLDIGEIRGFPGMIGSIDCMHWEWKNCPKGWKGLYTRGSGKPTLVLEAVASQDLWIWHAFFGLPGVLNDINVLDRSPVFDDIYYGRAPRVKYVVNGHQYDLAYYLTDSIYPKWSTFIQSISHPQGPKAELFAEYQESTRKDVERAFGVLQARFAIVKNPALLWDKEQIGMVMRACVILHNMIVEDERKDHTQFDTTEFDEGESSRCSQVDISTNMPSHFGNMLGIRDQVKDRHIHDQLKIDLIENIWNKFSN encoded by the coding sequence ATGGCAGATGGAGTCGATCAAAGATTGGATGCGGCTATCGATGACGCTTTAGAATCATGTTTTGAAGATACTTACAACAGCATCGTCGAGAATCAAACAAATACACAAAGGAGACGTGCATATATCGAACGAAACCGCGAAGCAGGCCACGACCGTCTATGGAATGACTACTTCAGTGAACATCCAATATTTGAGTCTCATTTATTCAGACGCCGTTTCCGCATGAACAAGCCACTATTCTTAAGTATTGTCGATCGCCTCTCACAAAACATTCCATTCTTTCAACAAAGAAGAGATGCAGTCGGAAGGTTAGGTCTAACTGCACTACAAAAGTGTACGGCAGCTATTCGTATGCTTGCTTATGGCTGTGCGGCTGACGCCGTTGACgaatatctccgacttggtgaAAGCACAGCACTTTCGTGTTTAACCCATTTCACAGCAGGCGTAATACAATTATTTGGAGATGAGTACCTACGAAGACCCACTCCTGACGATCTTCAACGACTACTCGATATTGGAGAGATACGCGGCTTTCCTGGAATGATAGgaagcatcgactgtatgcattgggagtggaagaatTGCCCAAAAGGTTGGAAAGGATTGTACACACGTGGATCAGGAAAGCCGACTCTAGTCTTGGAGGCTGTAGCTTCACAagatctttggatatggcacgctTTTTTCGGGCTTCCAGGTGTCTTAAACGATATTAACGTCCTCGATCGGtcacctgtttttgatgacatttACTATGGTCGAGCTCCAAGGGTAAAGTACGTGGTGAACGGACACCAGTATGATTTGGCGTACTACCTCACCGACAGTATATATCCAaaatggtcaacatttatcCAATCTATCTCACACCCTCAAGGTCCCAAAGCAGAGTTATTTGCTGAATATCAAGAATCAACCCGAAAAGATGTGGAGCGTGCTTTTGGAGTATTGCAAGCTCGATTTGCGATAGTCAAAAACCCGGCTCTTTTGTGGGACAAGGAACAAATTGGGATGGTTATGCGAGCATGTGTCATACTGCACAATATGATTGTCGAAGATGAACGTAAAGATCACACTCAGTTTGATACAACAGAGTTTGACGAAGGAGAGTCAAGCAGATGTTCACAAGTGGATATCTCTACCAACATGCCTTCACATTTTGGTAATATGCTTGGCATACGGGATCAAGTTAAGGATAGACATATACACGACCAGTTGAAAATTGATTTAATCGAAAATATTTGGAACAAGTTTAGTAATTGA
- the LOC130511273 gene encoding glutathione S-transferase T3-like has translation MANPSSYVNLLTSQGVVDLGSSEPLFFSPCSDEATVKERRKWSPKEDVILIGAWLNTSKDPIVGNDQKAGAFWKRIVEYYNSNPLLIGTTPRELGQCKSRWTRINEVVCKFVGCYDLALRGQSSGQNENDVMKAALDIYHNDMKQKFTLEHSWRELRHDVKWCSTKRKAVDDQGAVPVPEPEERPIGVKAAKAARKRKKTPKEEELAKLEGLLEIKKEISKQGLLAKAEPLTEMELAVKAKLLSEML, from the coding sequence ATGGCAAACCCAAGTAGTTATGTTAACCTATTAACGAGCCAAGGGGTAGTTGACCTTGGCTCATCCGAACCTCTTTTCTTTAGCCCATGTTCTGATGAGGCTACTGTCAAAGAGAGGAGGAAATGGTCACCCAAGGAGGATGTAATCCTCATTGGTGCGTGGCTCAACACCTCTAAAGACCCAATTGTGGGGAACGACCAGAAAGCGGGTGCCTTCTGGAAGAGGATTGTAGAGTACTACAACTCCAATCCTCTCCTGATTGGGACAACCCCACGAGAACTTGGGCAGTGCAAGTCAAGATGGACTAGGATCAATGAAGTGGTGTGCAAGTTTGTTGGCTGTTACGACCTGGCATTGAGGGGGCAGAGTAGCGGGCAAAATGAGAATGATGTGATGAAGGCCGCGTTGGATATCTACCACAATGACATGAAACAGAAGTTCACCTTGGAGCACTCGTGGAGAGAGCTTAGGCATGATGTCAAATGGTGCTCCACAAAGCGCAAAGCAGTGGATGATCAAGGGGCAGTGCCAGTGCCAGAGCCAGAAGAGAGACCAATAGGGGTTAAAGCTGCAAAGGCTGCtaggaagaggaagaaaacaccaaaagaagaagaattggCCAAGCTAGAAGGCCTGTTGGAGATCAAAAAAGAAATCTCAAAGCAAGGTTTGCTTGCAAAGGCCGAGCCACTCACTGAGATGGAACTTGCTGTAAAAGCTAAACTTTTGTCTGAAATGTTGTGA
- the LOC108851429 gene encoding pentatricopeptide repeat-containing protein At5g38730, with protein MMNFCKIRLFRDKFVNVPVCFSSFSQEEVQTGLSLVKVAACTKLSLSHETSPKQTTTMPCFPSANREALIAQSICGTILKGNWKNILKHKLDSGLLTSSITTHVLSELSSYSTYGGPSLSLSFFTWTDSIPSCKHTLQSSWKMILILTKHKHFKTAHQLLDKLSQRELLSSPLVLRSLLNSEEDPEVLSHVFSWMIIYYAKSGMISDSLEVFERIRSGGLKPHLQACTVLLNSLVKERLTDTVWKVFKKMGQLGVVSNIRLYNVLVHACSKSGDHERAEKVLSEMEERGVFPDLFTYNTLISVYCRKGMHYEALSVQDRMERSGVAPDIVTYNSLIHGFCREGRMREATRLFREIKGVVSANHVTYSTLIDGYCRTNDIDEALRLREVMEARGFSPGVVTYNSVLRKLCEDGRMREANRLLTEMSGKKIEPDNITCNTLINAYCKIGDMVSAVKVKKKMVDSGLKLDMYSYKALIHGFCKVLEMDNAKEELFSMLEKGLSPGYSTYSWLVDGFYNQNKQDEISRLPEEFERRGLCPDVALYRGLIRRICKLEQVDYAKVLYESMEKKGLMGDSVICTTMAYAYWRTGKVTEASALFDIMYNRRLMVNLKLYKSLTASYAGDNEVLRFFWSHVGDRSLISKSILRDMNRSEVL; from the coding sequence ATGATGAATTTTTGTAAAATTCGGTTATTTCGAGACAAATTTGTCAACGTTCCGgtctgtttttcttctttcagtCAAGAAGAGGTACAAACCGGTTTAAGCCTTGTAAAAGTTGCCGCTTGCacgaagctctctctctctcatgaaACATCACCGAAGCAAACAACAACAATGCCGTGTTTCCCATCCGCAAATCGAGAAGCATTGATCGCACAAAGCATCTGCGGCACTATACTGAAAGGAAACTGGAAAAACATTCTGAAACACAAACTCGATTCAGGACTACTAACATCATCCATTACCACACATGTACTCTCCGAGCTTTCGTCGTATTCTACCTACGGCGGTCCTTCACTCTCTCTAAGCTTCTTCACCTGGACTGATTCGATCCCAAGCTGCAAACACACCTTACAGTCTTCCTGGAAAATGATCCTCATCCTCACGAAACACAAACATTTCAAAACCGCACACCAACTGCTCGACAAATTGTCTCAGAGAGAGCTTTTGTCTTCACCTCTTGTTTTAAGATCTCTACTCAATTCGGAAGAAGATCCAGAAGTTCTGTCTCACGTCTTTAGCTGGATGATCATATACTACGCTAAGTCCGGTATGATCAGTGACTCTCTCGAGGTTTTCGAGCGGATCAGGAGCGGCGGGTTGAAGCCTCACTTGCAAGCTTGTACTGTGTTGCTTAACAGTCTAGTGAAGGAGAGGTTGACCGATACAGTTTGGAAGGTGTTCAAGAAGATGGGTCAGTTAGGTGTCGTGTCTAACATTCGTTTGTACAATGTGTTGGTTCACGCGTGCTCTAAGTCCGGTGATCACGAGAGAGCGGAGAAGGTGTTGAGTGAGATGGAAGAGAGAGGTGTGTTTCCTGATCTTTTTACTTACAACACGTTGATCTCCGTGTATTGCAGAAAGGGTATGCATTACGAGGCTTTGTCAGTGCAAGACAGGATGGAGAGGAGCGGGGTTGCTCCTGATATCGTCACTTATAACTCGCTTATACATGGGTTTTGTAGAGAAGGTAGAATGAGAGAGGCTACGAGGCTGTTCCGTGAGATCAAAGGGGTTGTTTCGGCTAACCATGTTACTTACAGTACCTTGATTGATGGGTATTGTAGAACGAATGATATAGATGAGGCTTTGAGGCTACGCGAGGTGATGGAGGCGAGAGGGTTTTCTCCTGGAGTTGTGACTTATAACTCGGTTCTTCGTAAGCTGTGTGAGGATGGAAGGATGAGAGAAGCTAACCGGCTTTTGACTGAGATGAGTGGGAAGAAGATAGAGCCTGATAACATCACTTGCAATACTTTGATCAATGCGTACTGTAAAATCGGAGACATGGTGTCTGCTGtgaaggtgaagaagaagatggttgATTCAGGGCTGAAACTTGATATGTACTCGTACAAAGCATTGATTCATGGGTTCTGTAAAGTGTTGGAAATGGACAATGCAAAGGAGGAGCTGTTCTCTATGCTAGAGAAAGGCTTATCACCAGGGTACTCGACTTATTCATGGCTCGTGGATGGATTCTATAACCAGAACAAGCAAGATGAAATCTCAAGACTTCCTGAGGAGTTTGAGAGAAGAGGTCTTTGTCCTGACGTTGCTCTATACAGAGGATTAATAAGAAGGATATGCAAGTTAGAACAGGTGGATTACGCCAAAGTGTTGTATGAATCAATGGAGAAGAAGGGTTTGATGGGAGATAGCGTTATATGCACAACCATGGCTTATGCGTATTGGAGAACAGGGAAGGTCACTGAAGCTTCTGCTTTGTTTGATATAATGTATAATCGACGGTTGATGGTAAACTTGAAACTGTATAAATCTCTCACTGCCTCCTACGCCGGTGATAATGAAGTGTTGAGATTCTTTTGGAGTCATGTAGGTGATAGAAGTCTCATATCGAAAAGCATCTTACGGGATATGAACAGAAGCGAGGTCTTGTGA
- the LOC108852566 gene encoding protein GLUTAMINE DUMPER 7, producing the protein MSMISDSMVPVHPSLENLNSPVLSKVCAWGVMLGLFVVSIIAMAYACYYTHNASNQSTGGQDNPIRKEVLKPLDMEPKIVVIMAGNENPTFFAKPSKINA; encoded by the coding sequence ATGAGTATGATTAGTGATTCAATGGTTCCGGTTCACCCCAGTTTAGAGAACTTGAATTCTCCAGTTCTCTCTAAGGTTTGTGCATGGGGGGTAATGTTAGGGCTATTTGTTGTTTCAATAATCGCCATGGCTTATGCTTGCTATTACACGCACAACGCTTCAAATCAAAGCACTGGAGGGCAAGATAATCCAATAAGGAAGGAAGTATTGAAGCCACTAGACATGGAACCAAAGATAGTGGTCATAATGGCCGGTAATGAAAATCCTACCTTCTTTGCCAAGCCAAGCAAGATCAATGCATGA